The Gloeocapsa sp. DLM2.Bin57 genome window below encodes:
- a CDS encoding YjgP/YjgQ family permease, which yields MNINKKNPLTSLPLFSSLMDRYLILELIVPLLFGMGLFTSLGLSIGIVFELVRKMTESGLPPSVAFQILMLKMPEFIVLAFPMSMLLATLMAYSRLSSDSELIALRSIGISIYRLIIPALILSIFITGLTFFFNNFIAPMANYQAAVTLEKALSRERPDFKENNIIYPEYKRVERPDGSRETVLNRLFYAEEFDGRNMIGLTILDRSQENVNQILTAKTASWNIVDNVWDFFHGTIYIIDTDGSYRNIVRFEHQQLAIPRAPLDLAQRGRSHSEMNIVQAQEYLQILRLSGDEQRIRKLKVRIQEKISLPFVCIVFGIIGSVIGLQPTHTNRATSFGICVVLIFGYYLFSFFSSSLGIWGILSPFMAAWLPNFFGLVSGTYLLVKSAR from the coding sequence ATGAATATTAATAAAAAGAATCCTCTTACTTCACTACCTCTTTTTTCTTCATTGATGGATCGTTATCTTATCCTAGAGCTAATTGTACCCTTGTTATTTGGTATGGGGTTGTTTACTTCTTTGGGTTTATCCATTGGTATAGTCTTCGAGTTAGTCCGCAAAATGACCGAGTCAGGTTTACCCCCTAGCGTCGCTTTTCAAATCTTGATGCTAAAAATGCCAGAATTTATCGTTCTAGCTTTTCCTATGTCTATGCTTTTAGCTACTTTAATGGCTTATAGCAGATTATCCTCTGATAGTGAATTAATTGCTCTGCGCAGTATAGGAATTAGTATCTATCGTTTGATTATCCCTGCACTTATTCTGAGTATCTTTATTACTGGTTTAACTTTCTTCTTTAATAATTTTATCGCTCCTATGGCAAATTATCAAGCTGCAGTTACCCTAGAAAAAGCTTTAAGTAGAGAAAGACCAGATTTTAAAGAAAATAATATTATCTATCCCGAATACAAAAGAGTTGAACGTCCCGATGGTAGCAGAGAAACCGTCTTAAATCGTTTATTCTACGCTGAAGAATTCGATGGTCGCAATATGATTGGTTTAACAATCTTAGATCGCTCTCAAGAGAATGTCAATCAAATTTTGACAGCTAAAACCGCTTCTTGGAATATTGTTGATAATGTTTGGGACTTTTTTCATGGTACTATCTATATTATCGATACCGATGGTTCTTATCGCAATATTGTTCGCTTTGAACATCAACAGTTAGCCATTCCTAGAGCACCATTAGATTTAGCTCAACGCGGTCGTAGTCATAGTGAAATGAATATCGTGCAAGCTCAAGAATATTTACAGATTCTCCGTCTCAGTGGGGATGAACAAAGAATACGTAAGCTAAAAGTGCGTATTCAAGAAAAAATTTCTCTTCCTTTTGTGTGCATAGTTTTTGGTATAATTGGGTCAGTGATAGGTTTACAACCAACTCATACTAACCGAGCTACAAGCTTTGGTATCTGTGTAGTTCTTATTTTTGGTTATTACTTATTCTCATTTTTCTCTAGTTCTCTAGGAATTTGGGGTATTTTATCTCCTTTTATGGCTGCTTGGTTACCTAACTTTTTTGGGTTAGTTTCTGGTACTTATTTATTAGTTAAATCTGCTCGTTAA
- a CDS encoding YgiT-type zinc finger protein, with translation MSTEFRQETLVEKKVNYTIEVNGKLYLIKNVPARVCLETGERFFAPETVERLQKTIWQNNQPQEVIQTLVFNFSDCDD, from the coding sequence ATGTCAACGGAATTTAGACAAGAAACTTTAGTGGAAAAGAAAGTAAATTATACTATTGAAGTCAACGGTAAACTATATTTAATCAAAAATGTTCCTGCTAGGGTTTGTCTAGAAACAGGAGAGCGTTTTTTTGCTCCTGAAACTGTGGAACGTCTGCAAAAAACTATTTGGCAAAACAACCAACCTCAAGAAGTAATCCAAACATTGGTATTTAATTTTTCTGACTGTGATGACTAG
- a CDS encoding ferredoxin--nitrite reductase — MTSEATNHTGQDKTLLAMKNFSEQYAKRTDTYFCVDPSVTAVVIQGLAKHKEELGAPLCPCRHYEDKEAEVKNTYWNCPCVPMRERKECHCMLFITPDNDFAGTRQDITIEELQEVQESMSL, encoded by the coding sequence ATGACTTCAGAAGCAACCAATCACACCGGACAAGATAAAACCTTATTAGCGATGAAAAACTTTTCTGAACAATACGCTAAACGCACAGATACCTATTTCTGTGTTGATCCTTCCGTAACCGCTGTGGTTATTCAAGGATTAGCTAAACATAAAGAAGAGTTAGGTGCCCCTCTTTGTCCATGTAGGCACTACGAAGATAAAGAAGCAGAAGTAAAAAACACCTATTGGAATTGTCCTTGTGTTCCGATGCGAGAACGTAAAGAATGTCACTGTATGCTGTTTATTACCCCAGATAACGATTTTGCAGGAACAAGACAAGATATTACTATCGAAGAACTCCAAGAAGTCCAGGAGAGTATGTCTCTTTGA
- a CDS encoding PhzF family phenazine biosynthesis protein: MTRTYNYYTIDVFTQQIFGGNPLAVFPDAQGLTTSQMQQIAREFNLSETVFVLPPEKPIHTHRLRIFTPFAELPFAGHPTLGTAYLLSRIKPTSSLVFEEGVGTIRVKIEPETGYTELTSTTTPEYQKTLPETRDLAQILNINPADILDIAAVSCGLPFLFIHLTNLEVIGQVKLNLPLWEQILSCYWSPHLYLFTRETVAKEADIHARMFAPALGISEDPATGSGATALAAYLVKDNLHSSGTLEWIIEQGLEMGRPSLLKASADCQDSQLYSIRVGGNSVLVSEGRIFL, translated from the coding sequence ATGACTAGAACCTATAATTATTATACTATAGATGTTTTTACGCAACAAATTTTTGGTGGTAATCCTTTAGCGGTTTTTCCCGATGCTCAAGGGTTAACCACCTCTCAAATGCAGCAAATCGCTAGAGAATTTAACCTCTCAGAAACGGTTTTTGTCTTACCTCCTGAAAAACCCATTCATACTCATAGATTGCGCATATTTACCCCATTTGCTGAGTTACCTTTTGCGGGACATCCTACCCTAGGTACAGCTTATTTATTGAGTCGAATTAAACCTACATCTTCTCTAGTTTTTGAAGAAGGAGTGGGAACAATAAGAGTAAAAATTGAACCTGAAACTGGTTATACAGAACTAACTTCAACCACAACTCCAGAATATCAGAAAACATTACCCGAAACAAGAGATCTTGCCCAAATCTTAAACATTAATCCCGCAGATATCCTGGATATAGCTGCTGTTTCTTGTGGTTTACCTTTTCTATTTATACATTTAACTAATTTAGAGGTTATCGGTCAAGTTAAACTTAATCTACCATTATGGGAGCAGATTTTAAGCTGTTATTGGTCACCCCATTTGTATCTATTTACAAGAGAAACAGTAGCTAAAGAAGCAGATATTCACGCGCGGATGTTTGCTCCTGCTTTAGGTATAAGCGAAGATCCCGCTACAGGATCAGGTGCAACCGCTTTAGCTGCTTATTTAGTCAAAGATAACTTACACTCCTCGGGTACTCTAGAATGGATTATAGAACAAGGTTTAGAAATGGGTCGTCCTAGTTTATTAAAAGCCTCAGCTGATTGTCAAGATAGTCAACTTTACTCTATTAGAGTAGGGGGAAATTCTGTTTTAGTCAGTGAAGGTCGTATTTTTTTATGA
- a CDS encoding DUF4258 domain-containing protein: MIEKIRQKVRQNQFEFSQHALDPTIFRQIAVQELQEAIEQSEVIEDYPDDKYGASCLIGGVTLAGKVLHIHCSYPDRPLIKIITIYEPDPQLWINFKLRRKKNVNGI, from the coding sequence ATGATTGAGAAAATTCGTCAAAAAGTTAGACAAAACCAATTTGAATTTTCTCAACACGCTCTTGACCCAACTATTTTTCGTCAAATCGCTGTTCAAGAATTGCAAGAAGCAATAGAACAAAGTGAGGTTATCGAAGATTATCCCGATGATAAATATGGTGCAAGTTGCTTGATTGGGGGAGTTACTTTAGCTGGTAAAGTCTTACATATCCATTGTAGTTATCCAGATAGACCTTTAATAAAAATTATTACTATATATGAACCAGATCCTCAATTGTGGATTAATTTTAAGTTAAGGAGAAAGAAAAATGTCAACGGAATTTAG
- the gatB gene encoding Asp-tRNA(Asn)/Glu-tRNA(Gln) amidotransferase subunit GatB: MTTATSTKTEYEVIIGLETHCQLKTKTKIFSAVSTEFGTPPNENISPICLGYPGVLPVLNEKVLEYAVKAGLALNCAIAPYSKFDRKQYFYPDLPKNYQISQYDLPIATNGWLEIELVDKQTGEVTRKKIGITRAHMEEDAGKLVHGGSDRLAGSTYSLVDFNRAGVPLLEIVSEPDLRSGAEAAEYARELRRIVRYLGVSDGNMQEGSLRCDVNISVRPVGQKEFGVKVEIKNMNSFNAIQKAIEYEIERQTLAIEAGETIRQETRLWEENNQRTSSMRSKEGSSDYRYFPEPDLPPIEVSPAQKEKWRSELPELPAQKRHRYEQELELSAYDARVLTDDRTIAEYFEGAIATGANPKLVANWVTQDISAYLNNNKLSITDIALTPVALGELVELIESETISGKIAKDILPELLTKGGSPKAIVASKGLSQICDPEAIAKIIDEVLQAHPKELTAFRGGKTKLKGFFVGQVMKKSGGRVDPKLTNQILTEKLES, translated from the coding sequence ATGACAACCGCTACATCCACTAAAACAGAATATGAAGTAATTATCGGGTTAGAAACCCATTGTCAACTCAAAACCAAAACCAAAATCTTTAGTGCAGTATCTACAGAGTTTGGCACACCTCCTAATGAGAATATCTCCCCCATTTGTCTAGGTTATCCAGGCGTATTACCAGTACTTAACGAAAAAGTCTTAGAATACGCAGTTAAAGCGGGTTTAGCTCTTAATTGTGCAATCGCTCCCTATAGTAAATTTGACCGTAAACAATATTTTTACCCCGATTTACCCAAAAATTATCAAATCTCTCAATATGATTTACCAATCGCTACTAATGGTTGGCTAGAAATAGAATTAGTAGATAAACAAACAGGGGAAGTCACTCGTAAAAAAATAGGCATCACTAGAGCCCATATGGAAGAAGATGCGGGTAAACTGGTACATGGGGGAAGCGATCGCCTTGCTGGCTCAACTTACTCTCTGGTAGATTTTAATAGAGCAGGTGTGCCATTATTAGAAATAGTTTCAGAGCCAGATTTACGCTCAGGTGCAGAAGCTGCGGAATACGCTAGAGAATTGCGTCGTATAGTGCGTTATCTCGGGGTGAGTGATGGTAATATGCAAGAAGGCTCTCTGCGTTGTGACGTGAATATCTCTGTACGTCCTGTAGGACAAAAAGAATTCGGTGTTAAAGTAGAGATTAAGAATATGAACTCCTTTAACGCTATTCAAAAAGCCATCGAATATGAAATAGAAAGACAAACTCTAGCTATTGAAGCAGGAGAAACTATCCGTCAAGAAACCAGACTCTGGGAAGAAAATAACCAACGTACCTCTAGTATGCGCTCAAAAGAAGGCTCTAGCGATTATCGTTATTTCCCTGAACCAGATTTACCCCCTATTGAAGTATCCCCAGCCCAAAAAGAAAAATGGCGCTCAGAATTACCAGAATTACCTGCGCAAAAACGTCACCGTTATGAGCAAGAATTAGAATTATCTGCTTATGACGCGCGAGTATTAACAGACGATCGCACCATCGCTGAGTATTTTGAAGGAGCGATCGCCACAGGTGCTAATCCTAAATTAGTAGCAAATTGGGTGACTCAAGATATTAGCGCCTATTTAAATAATAACAAACTCAGCATCACTGATATAGCTCTGACTCCAGTAGCGTTAGGTGAATTGGTAGAATTAATCGAAAGTGAAACCATCAGCGGGAAAATCGCTAAAGATATCCTCCCAGAATTACTGACTAAAGGTGGATCACCTAAAGCCATAGTAGCAAGTAAAGGTTTAAGTCAAATTTGTGATCCAGAAGCGATCGCTAAAATTATCGACGAAGTCTTACAAGCTCACCCCAAAGAGTTAACAGCTTTCCGAGGTGGTAAAACCAAATTAAAAGGCTTTTTTGTGGGACAAGTGATGAAAAAAAGTGGTGGACGTGTAGATCCAAAATTAACTAATCAGATTCTAACAGAAAAGCTAGAATCATAA
- the chrA gene encoding chromate efflux transporter, translating to MSASLKEIALVFGKLGVVGFGGPAAHIGMMEDEVINRKQWLDRGHFLDLVGATNLIPGPNSTEIAIMLGYVIRGYPGLIIAGVSFIFPAVLITGILAFIYQNFGSLPEINPLLTGIKPIVITIIINALWKLGKKALKSWQLVIIGLIVVGLVVWGVNEIIALLLGGIIGMFWLGRFSGTLFSSAMIFLLNTNPSTPADSPKLWQLGLFFLKIGSVLFGSGYVLVAFLEGELVNNYQWLTQQQLLDAIAIGQLTPGPVLSTATFIGYIILGVPGAIVATVGIFLPSFILVLLLKPIIPKLRNSRLTSGFLDAVNVSAVALMVVVIYRLGIATLSEPWGNFSFNLPGLGLIILSGFLLLRYKVSTPILVLMGGLLGIFIY from the coding sequence ATGTCGGCATCACTGAAAGAAATAGCCCTAGTTTTTGGCAAACTAGGAGTAGTAGGTTTTGGTGGTCCTGCTGCTCATATAGGGATGATGGAAGATGAAGTAATTAACCGTAAACAATGGCTAGATAGAGGACATTTTCTAGATTTAGTGGGAGCAACTAATTTAATTCCCGGACCAAATTCTACAGAAATAGCGATAATGCTAGGTTATGTGATTAGAGGTTATCCAGGCTTGATTATAGCGGGAGTTTCTTTTATCTTTCCTGCTGTTTTAATCACGGGAATATTAGCCTTTATTTATCAAAATTTTGGCTCTTTACCAGAAATTAATCCTCTGTTAACAGGAATTAAACCCATAGTTATCACTATTATTATTAATGCTTTGTGGAAACTAGGTAAAAAAGCGCTTAAAAGTTGGCAACTAGTGATTATTGGTTTAATAGTTGTGGGTTTAGTTGTCTGGGGAGTTAATGAAATAATTGCCTTACTATTAGGTGGAATTATCGGAATGTTTTGGTTAGGAAGATTTTCGGGTACTTTATTCTCTAGTGCGATGATTTTTCTGTTAAATACCAATCCTTCTACTCCTGCTGATAGTCCAAAATTATGGCAATTGGGGTTATTTTTTCTGAAAATAGGTAGCGTCTTATTTGGTAGTGGTTATGTTTTAGTAGCTTTTTTGGAAGGAGAATTAGTTAATAATTATCAATGGTTAACCCAACAACAATTACTAGACGCGATCGCCATTGGACAATTGACCCCAGGTCCAGTGTTATCTACCGCTACCTTTATCGGTTATATTATCTTAGGTGTACCAGGAGCGATCGTCGCTACAGTAGGTATATTTTTACCCTCATTTATTTTAGTCTTGTTACTCAAGCCAATAATTCCTAAATTACGTAACTCCAGATTAACTAGTGGGTTTTTAGACGCGGTTAACGTCAGCGCAGTAGCTTTGATGGTTGTGGTTATCTATCGTCTCGGTATAGCTACTCTGAGTGAACCTTGGGGTAATTTTAGCTTTAATCTACCAGGTCTAGGCTTAATTATTCTGAGTGGGTTTTTATTGCTTAGATACAAAGTTTCCACCCCAATACTGGTGTTGATGGGAGGTTTACTAGGAATTTTTATTTATTAA
- a CDS encoding DUF309 domain-containing protein — MSSAETESEFTEAIALFNQQEFYACHDTLEALWMEALEPDRSFYQGILQIAVACYHLGNQNWRGAMILLGEGSNKLKGYQPSYYGIDITDFLTQSLDLLKQLQESDPELRVNLVTSVPKISFK, encoded by the coding sequence TTGAGTTCTGCTGAGACTGAATCAGAATTTACCGAAGCGATCGCCTTGTTTAATCAACAGGAATTTTATGCTTGTCATGATACTCTAGAAGCCTTATGGATGGAAGCTTTAGAGCCAGATCGCAGCTTTTATCAGGGTATCTTACAAATAGCTGTAGCCTGTTATCATCTTGGTAATCAAAATTGGCGTGGTGCAATGATTCTCTTAGGGGAAGGGAGTAACAAACTTAAAGGTTATCAACCAAGTTACTATGGGATTGATATCACTGATTTTTTGACTCAGAGTCTAGATTTATTAAAACAATTACAAGAATCAGATCCTGAGTTGAGAGTAAATTTAGTGACATCAGTACCAAAAATTAGCTTTAAATAG
- the lptB gene encoding LPS export ABC transporter ATP-binding protein gives MAIILENIHKYYGKLCVVNRVNLRVSPGEIVGLLGPNGAGKTTTFYIATGLIKPNEGNVWLEDIDITSMPINQRARLGIGYLPQQASIFRNLTVLENLLLVLEQAKIPPQLKEVRLQELMREFRLEKFAHVKGSQVSGGERRRTEIARSLAVSMTGPKFLLLDEPFAGVDPIAVAEIQEIIAQLKKRSMGILITDHNVRETLAITDRAYIMRDGQIFASGTSEELYNNTLVRQYYLGDKFQL, from the coding sequence GTGGCTATTATTCTGGAAAACATCCATAAATACTATGGTAAACTTTGCGTAGTAAATCGGGTTAATTTGAGAGTATCTCCTGGAGAAATCGTTGGTTTACTCGGTCCTAATGGTGCGGGAAAAACCACCACTTTTTATATCGCTACTGGTTTAATTAAACCTAATGAGGGGAATGTTTGGTTAGAAGATATTGATATTACTAGTATGCCCATTAATCAAAGAGCACGTCTAGGAATAGGTTATTTACCCCAACAAGCTAGTATTTTTCGTAATCTTACTGTATTAGAAAACCTTCTGTTAGTATTAGAACAAGCTAAAATTCCCCCCCAACTTAAAGAAGTACGTCTCCAAGAATTAATGCGAGAATTTCGTCTGGAAAAATTTGCTCACGTCAAAGGATCGCAAGTTTCAGGAGGGGAAAGACGTAGAACCGAAATAGCACGCTCTCTCGCGGTAAGTATGACAGGTCCTAAATTTTTACTTCTTGATGAACCTTTTGCAGGTGTTGATCCTATTGCTGTAGCAGAAATTCAAGAAATTATCGCTCAATTAAAAAAACGCTCTATGGGTATTCTCATTACAGATCATAACGTCAGAGAAACTTTAGCAATCACAGATCGCGCTTATATTATGCGTGATGGTCAAATCTTCGCTTCAGGAACTTCTGAAGAACTATACAATAATACTCTTGTTAGACAGTACTATTTAGGGGATAAGTTTCAACTCTAA
- the argJ gene encoding bifunctional ornithine acetyltransferase/N-acetylglutamate synthase, giving the protein MTDIKEIPGGITAAKGFQAAGLAAGLKPSGAKDLALIWSETEAIAAGVFTTSQVRAACVDYCRQILQGKNSIRAILCNAGQANAATGEPGWQDALDSAAVVAKTLQIAPESVLLASTGVIGKRILMDKLTVAIPELVASLSSDGNENASKAIMTTDLVPKTIALETTIGDRPVRIGGIAKGSGMIHPNMATMLSFVTCDAMVSTHLWQEMLSRAAQKSFNQITVDGDTSTNDTLIALANGQSRTPTITELNKDGQKLEAMLTAVCQYLAKAIARDGEGATCLIEVQVSGASDQTSALQVARTIAGSSLVKAAIFGRDPNWGRIAAAAGRAGVSFHQEDLRIKLGDFLLMDNGQPLAFDAQAASSYLKAKAEGAYLQDDTVLISVCLGNGSGTGTAWGCDLSYDYVKINADYTT; this is encoded by the coding sequence ATGACAGATATCAAAGAAATACCGGGAGGAATTACCGCAGCTAAAGGTTTCCAAGCAGCAGGATTAGCCGCGGGTTTAAAACCATCAGGAGCAAAAGATTTAGCCCTGATTTGGTCAGAAACAGAAGCGATCGCCGCGGGAGTATTTACGACAAGCCAAGTCAGAGCAGCTTGTGTAGATTATTGTCGTCAGATACTCCAGGGTAAAAACAGCATTCGCGCTATCTTATGTAATGCAGGGCAAGCCAACGCAGCTACAGGAGAGCCAGGCTGGCAAGACGCCCTAGATAGTGCTGCTGTAGTAGCTAAAACCCTACAAATAGCACCAGAATCAGTTTTACTAGCTTCTACTGGTGTGATTGGTAAACGTATCCTCATGGATAAACTCACCGTAGCCATTCCCGAGTTAGTAGCTTCCCTCTCTAGTGACGGGAACGAAAACGCATCTAAAGCGATTATGACTACGGATTTAGTCCCTAAAACCATCGCCCTGGAAACAACTATAGGCGATCGCCCTGTGCGCATTGGTGGAATAGCCAAAGGATCAGGGATGATTCACCCCAATATGGCTACTATGCTCTCTTTCGTAACTTGTGATGCTATGGTATCTACCCACCTCTGGCAAGAAATGCTCTCTCGTGCAGCTCAAAAGAGTTTTAACCAGATTACCGTAGATGGGGATACTAGTACCAATGATACTCTCATCGCCTTAGCTAATGGTCAATCTCGCACCCCCACTATCACCGAATTGAATAAAGATGGACAAAAACTAGAAGCTATGCTGACAGCTGTCTGTCAATATCTCGCTAAGGCGATCGCCCGTGATGGTGAAGGGGCTACCTGTTTAATCGAGGTACAGGTTTCTGGTGCATCTGATCAAACCTCAGCCTTACAAGTTGCACGCACCATTGCAGGTTCATCTCTAGTTAAAGCCGCTATCTTTGGACGAGATCCTAACTGGGGACGTATCGCAGCAGCAGCGGGTCGCGCTGGGGTTAGCTTTCATCAAGAAGACTTACGCATTAAATTAGGTGACTTCCTGCTGATGGATAATGGACAACCTCTAGCTTTTGATGCTCAAGCAGCTAGTAGTTACCTCAAAGCTAAAGCCGAGGGAGCTTATTTACAAGATGATACCGTTTTGATTTCTGTCTGTTTAGGTAATGGCTCAGGTACAGGTACAGCTTGGGGTTGTGATTTAAGCTATGATTATGTTAAGATTAATGCTGATTATACTACCTAA
- a CDS encoding OstA family protein, which yields MLKYSRLLCLFGLIWGGTIAALTLNLEAIAQSTDLENALTVRSDIQEANSETGIITARGNVKIYYPARQIQATATQAQYFSKERRLVLTGNVYVLQNGNSMRAENMTYLIDQGRFIATPRNDQQVESIYIITDNQEEEPVILFEDNLNSEN from the coding sequence ATGTTAAAATACTCTCGTTTATTGTGTTTATTCGGTCTGATTTGGGGAGGAACGATCGCCGCTTTGACTCTCAATCTAGAGGCGATCGCCCAATCTACCGATTTAGAAAATGCTCTCACAGTACGTTCTGATATACAAGAAGCCAACTCAGAGACGGGAATTATCACCGCTAGAGGTAACGTAAAAATCTATTATCCCGCTAGACAAATCCAAGCAACCGCAACTCAAGCACAATATTTTAGTAAAGAACGTCGTTTAGTCCTCACTGGTAATGTTTATGTTTTGCAAAATGGTAATAGTATGCGAGCAGAAAACATGACCTATTTAATCGATCAAGGAAGGTTTATCGCCACTCCGAGAAACGATCAACAGGTAGAATCCATCTATATAATTACTGATAATCAAGAAGAAGAACCAGTAATTCTCTTTGAAGACAATTTAAATTCAGAAAACTAA
- a CDS encoding PstS family phosphate ABC transporter substrate-binding protein — MKISKLSIFLCLLVAVFTLAAGRGYSQIPERVADNVIDIDGSSTVYPITAAIQQAFEQEAGDLQVSVSFSGTGGGFRKFCAGETDINGASRPISNQEMETCRANGIGYIEIPVAFDALTIVVNPNNDWVDNITTEELKTIWETSAQGRITNWQQVNPAWKDEGLLLFAPGVDSGTYDYFNEAILNANTSRSDIVASEDDDILVQGVNQSLGGLGYFGLSYYFLNQDKLKALSVNGVAPTRENVENNTYQPLSRPLFIYVNIQSAQKNPQFRRFIDFYLKNATRIIEQVGYIPLPEEAYHIGFVRFTQGKVGTVFNGVPEPNLTILEVLQREQQF, encoded by the coding sequence ATGAAGATTTCTAAGTTGAGTATTTTTCTTTGTCTATTAGTAGCTGTATTTACCCTAGCTGCAGGTAGGGGTTACTCTCAAATCCCCGAGAGAGTCGCTGATAATGTTATTGATATAGACGGATCTAGTACAGTCTATCCAATTACTGCAGCGATACAGCAAGCATTTGAACAAGAAGCGGGAGATTTACAAGTATCTGTCTCCTTTTCTGGTACTGGAGGAGGTTTTCGTAAATTCTGTGCAGGAGAAACCGATATTAACGGTGCTTCTCGTCCTATTTCTAACCAAGAGATGGAAACTTGTCGAGCTAATGGGATAGGATATATTGAGATACCCGTTGCTTTTGACGCTTTAACTATAGTAGTCAATCCTAACAATGACTGGGTTGATAACATTACCACAGAAGAACTCAAAACCATTTGGGAAACATCAGCCCAAGGTAGAATAACCAACTGGCAACAAGTTAACCCCGCTTGGAAAGATGAAGGATTGCTTTTATTTGCTCCTGGTGTTGACTCGGGAACATACGATTATTTTAACGAAGCGATTCTCAACGCCAATACTTCTCGTAGTGATATTGTTGCTAGTGAAGACGACGATATCTTAGTACAAGGAGTCAACCAAAGTTTAGGAGGCTTAGGATATTTTGGTTTATCTTATTACTTCCTCAATCAAGATAAATTAAAAGCTTTAAGCGTTAATGGAGTTGCACCCACTAGGGAAAACGTCGAAAATAATACCTATCAACCCTTATCTCGTCCTTTGTTTATTTACGTCAATATTCAGTCTGCACAAAAAAACCCTCAATTTCGTAGATTCATTGATTTTTACCTCAAAAACGCTACCAGAATTATTGAACAAGTAGGTTATATACCCTTACCAGAAGAAGCTTATCACATTGGTTTTGTCCGCTTTACTCAAGGTAAAGTAGGTACTGTCTTTAATGGTGTTCCTGAACCTAATCTGACTATTTTAGAAGTTCTACAGCGAGAACAACAATTTTAA
- a CDS encoding 50S ribosomal protein L27 produces the protein MAHKKGTGSTRNGRDSNSKRLGVKRYGGQVVSAGSILVRQRGTKFHPGKNVGRGGDDTLFALVDGVVTFEYKDRKRQKISVYPQETAAV, from the coding sequence ATGGCTCATAAGAAAGGAACAGGAAGTACACGTAACGGACGTGATTCTAATTCTAAAAGACTAGGAGTAAAACGCTACGGTGGACAAGTAGTCAGCGCTGGTAGTATTTTAGTTAGACAACGCGGTACTAAATTTCACCCAGGTAAAAATGTTGGACGTGGTGGAGATGATACCCTCTTCGCTTTAGTTGATGGGGTAGTGACATTTGAATATAAAGATAGAAAACGCCAAAAAATCAGCGTTTATCCCCAAGAAACCGCAGCAGTTTAA
- the rplU gene encoding 50S ribosomal protein L21 — translation MTYAIIETGGKQLRVEPGRFYDIELLHVEPESDYTIDKVLLVQNADDIHVGQPYLEGATVEGTVLEHRRGRKVLVYKMKPKKKTRKKRGHRQEITRLMINSISINGEAIATYSETEETETPEATTVAG, via the coding sequence ATGACTTACGCAATTATTGAAACAGGTGGCAAACAACTGCGCGTAGAGCCAGGGCGCTTCTATGATATAGAATTACTTCATGTAGAGCCAGAATCTGACTATACTATAGACAAAGTTCTTTTAGTCCAAAACGCAGATGATATCCATGTTGGTCAACCCTACTTAGAGGGAGCAACCGTAGAAGGAACAGTATTAGAACATAGACGCGGACGTAAAGTGCTAGTCTATAAAATGAAACCTAAAAAGAAAACTCGTAAAAAACGCGGACATCGTCAAGAAATAACCCGTCTGATGATTAATTCCATCAGTATCAATGGTGAGGCGATCGCCACTTACAGTGAAACAGAAGAAACAGAAACCCCTGAAGCAACAACTGTAGCAGGATAG